A single window of Granulicella mallensis MP5ACTX8 DNA harbors:
- a CDS encoding DUF6908 domain-containing protein: MKTILAILKQAGGWHHGLYLKIENPPYMELVIEAMDESGPMGLPAISVCHYGEQNGDLMRDPEMCFELGLAGGPHLSAFYFRNDYLGVEQWSRDVVDGNYIHLIGLHREHESFAKTWDNNLRLQGFLEAFERQQTPRA, encoded by the coding sequence ATGAAAACCATCCTCGCAATCCTCAAACAGGCCGGAGGTTGGCACCACGGCCTGTACCTCAAGATCGAAAACCCGCCCTACATGGAGTTGGTCATCGAGGCGATGGACGAGTCTGGCCCGATGGGACTGCCAGCCATCTCCGTTTGTCACTACGGCGAACAGAACGGCGACCTCATGCGTGACCCGGAGATGTGCTTCGAGCTTGGGTTGGCAGGAGGGCCGCACCTCTCGGCATTCTACTTTCGCAACGATTACCTCGGCGTTGAGCAGTGGAGCCGCGATGTGGTGGACGGCAACTACATCCACTTGATTGGCCTACACAGGGAGCACGAATCCTTCGCGAAGACATGGGACAACAACCTGCGTTTGCAGGGCTTCCTTGAAGCCTTCGAGCGGCAGCAGACTCCACGCGCCTAA
- a CDS encoding aKG-HExxH-type peptide beta-hydroxylase: MSFLSMTIAPNLDPANLLPQFESSLPASLRLSGEHALLRFHDLTRETYTTERFLSDSPTADALLLNAIPTESGRLLHCEAGGPALVSFCTERGIKLADNAYAEQASKLLEIALSDVIKPLPFLWTTVSELVWCCHVVFAQADDYDVSFSDPGIPFSVFVSAPAQHDRLAVLRVAENLVHETMHLQLTLFEDLCPLIDRDSGWSMYSPWKQEQRPAQGILHGLYVFYILRWMWLQISQTTHCSTDRDFALRRILDIDGEIDAVRALEDSPALTEAGKRFLQELFVSRLKQ, from the coding sequence TTGTCTTTTCTTTCTATGACAATCGCTCCTAATCTCGATCCTGCAAATCTACTTCCGCAATTTGAGAGCTCGCTTCCTGCCTCTCTTCGGTTGTCAGGAGAGCACGCACTACTCAGGTTTCACGATTTGACACGGGAAACCTACACGACCGAACGCTTTCTTTCAGATTCGCCAACCGCAGACGCTCTCTTACTAAACGCTATTCCAACGGAAAGTGGTCGTCTGTTGCACTGTGAAGCGGGTGGTCCGGCGCTGGTAAGCTTCTGTACGGAGCGTGGAATCAAACTCGCCGATAACGCCTACGCGGAGCAGGCATCCAAACTACTAGAAATCGCTCTCTCCGACGTGATCAAACCGTTACCGTTCTTGTGGACTACTGTTTCCGAACTCGTATGGTGCTGTCACGTCGTATTTGCTCAGGCCGATGATTACGATGTGAGTTTCAGCGACCCCGGTATTCCGTTCTCCGTTTTCGTGTCTGCACCAGCGCAACATGATCGATTGGCTGTTCTACGTGTCGCGGAAAATCTCGTGCACGAGACCATGCACTTGCAACTTACTTTGTTCGAGGATTTGTGCCCACTGATCGATAGGGACTCTGGCTGGTCGATGTATTCGCCATGGAAACAGGAACAACGACCAGCCCAAGGAATATTGCATGGTCTGTACGTTTTCTACATACTGCGTTGGATGTGGCTACAAATCTCGCAAACCACCCATTGCAGTACCGACCGCGACTTTGCGCTCCGCCGAATCCTGGATATTGATGGGGAAATCGACGCCGTTCGTGCGCTCGAAGATTCCCCTGCGCTAACGGAAGCGGGAAAGCGCTTCCTTCAGGAGCTCTTTGTAAGTAGATTAAAACAGTGA
- a CDS encoding LysR family transcriptional regulator — protein MYEWAELRHFRYLLTILERQGFRAAAEELRTAQPNLSVQARQFQENASVRLFRKMKGGRIRPTDTGVAFKVLAKFLLETRDEVIDALIAIERGEVDSVRFGCTPLVDQGLFRTFCDLHKEILPVCPIRPTHGDTAHLAEEVVSGTVDAAFVTLPLRHPDLRIEELRRDRLVACLRRDDPLAAKASLQTAELQGNLAVLYHPQRHPDAHVRLLELLGDAGVQLEEHSCASHPSEMQTLVKGGHGFALIREGTNLDGELTTRPIAGVDWTVDTALIYHKVRHPKTVPILVKRLMKQLPQHGKETVPNKVSIPVHTSIATGKRPPQRAKDEPVQMTLIG, from the coding sequence ATGTATGAATGGGCCGAGCTTCGCCATTTCAGATATCTGCTGACGATCTTGGAGAGACAGGGATTCCGAGCTGCTGCGGAGGAGTTGCGTACCGCGCAACCCAATCTCAGCGTTCAGGCCCGACAGTTCCAGGAGAACGCTTCGGTTCGTCTCTTCCGCAAGATGAAGGGCGGGCGTATTCGGCCCACGGACACTGGAGTTGCATTCAAGGTCTTAGCCAAGTTCCTGCTGGAGACACGCGATGAAGTCATCGACGCGCTCATAGCGATTGAGCGCGGTGAGGTTGACTCTGTTCGGTTCGGATGCACTCCTCTGGTTGACCAGGGCTTGTTTCGAACCTTCTGCGATCTGCACAAAGAGATCCTTCCCGTCTGCCCTATACGGCCAACGCACGGAGACACCGCGCACCTCGCGGAAGAAGTTGTGTCGGGAACGGTCGACGCCGCCTTTGTGACCTTGCCCTTGCGGCATCCAGATCTACGCATCGAAGAATTGCGGCGAGACCGGCTGGTTGCCTGCTTGCGACGAGACGATCCGCTCGCGGCGAAGGCCTCTTTGCAGACCGCTGAGTTGCAGGGCAATCTTGCCGTCCTGTACCACCCGCAGCGACACCCCGATGCTCACGTGCGGCTGCTGGAACTGCTCGGAGACGCCGGTGTGCAGCTTGAAGAACACTCTTGTGCCTCGCACCCCTCCGAGATGCAGACTCTCGTCAAAGGTGGGCACGGCTTCGCGTTGATCCGGGAGGGAACAAATCTTGATGGAGAGCTAACGACCCGCCCGATTGCCGGCGTGGATTGGACCGTGGATACAGCCCTGATCTATCACAAGGTACGTCATCCGAAGACCGTTCCGATTTTGGTCAAGCGGCTCATGAAGCAACTTCCTCAGCATGGCAAAGAGACGGTACCAAACAAGGTATCCATCCCCGTACACACCTCCATCGCAACCGGGAAGCGTCCTCCCCAACGCGCAAAAGATGAGCCCGTACAGATGACGCTCATCGGGTAG
- a CDS encoding ArdC family protein, whose amino-acid sequence MEYHSNHNSNSASTASNGTANTVATTRRNRRSTENPERQQQKPQTAKEAIAANVKCLIEQLEAGHSDALTAYLNAMSRFHSYSFGNVLEIARQRPTATKVAGMYAWNQLGRRVKKGEKGIRILAPIIGFKRKSDAEAEKDITKQNTRVLVGFRNAYVWDLEQTDGPDLPQMEHVQGDAGENYDRLLAFIEKQGIELVFTEKIAPALGVSYGGRIAILPGQSKAETFATLVHELAHELLMHSIRRTTTTKTVRETEAEAIAFVVGKAIGLQTGNASASYIALYHGNASLLVESLEVVQQTSAVILAALESSATAETMPDAELARVA is encoded by the coding sequence ATGGAATATCACAGCAACCACAACAGCAACAGCGCATCCACCGCCAGCAATGGCACAGCCAACACCGTAGCCACCACCCGCCGCAATCGCCGCTCCACCGAAAACCCTGAACGACAGCAGCAAAAGCCACAGACGGCGAAAGAAGCTATCGCCGCCAACGTGAAGTGCCTCATCGAGCAGCTAGAGGCCGGACACTCGGATGCACTCACCGCGTACCTCAACGCGATGAGCCGTTTTCATTCGTATTCCTTTGGCAATGTGTTGGAGATCGCCAGACAACGCCCGACAGCCACGAAAGTAGCCGGGATGTATGCGTGGAATCAGCTTGGCCGCCGCGTGAAGAAAGGCGAGAAGGGCATCCGCATTCTTGCTCCCATCATCGGCTTCAAGCGCAAGAGCGATGCAGAGGCAGAGAAGGACATCACGAAGCAGAATACCCGCGTCCTTGTTGGATTCAGGAATGCCTATGTGTGGGACTTGGAGCAAACAGATGGCCCCGACCTTCCCCAGATGGAACACGTTCAGGGCGATGCGGGCGAGAACTACGACCGTCTTCTGGCATTCATTGAAAAGCAGGGCATCGAGCTTGTCTTTACCGAGAAGATCGCGCCCGCGCTTGGCGTGAGCTATGGCGGGCGCATCGCCATCTTGCCCGGACAGTCGAAGGCCGAAACCTTCGCCACGCTGGTGCATGAACTGGCACACGAACTCCTGATGCACTCCATCCGCCGCACGACCACCACCAAGACGGTACGAGAGACGGAGGCCGAAGCTATCGCGTTCGTTGTTGGCAAGGCGATTGGTTTACAGACGGGCAATGCCAGCGCCTCGTATATCGCTCTCTATCATGGCAACGCTTCGTTGCTGGTGGAGTCGCTTGAAGTCGTCCAGCAGACCTCCGCTGTCATCCTTGCCGCATTGGAATCGTCCGCAACCGCAGAGACGATGCCCGATGCAGAACTGGCGCGGGTGGCGTAA
- the yhhC gene encoding cyclophane-containing peptide 2OG-Fe(II) oxygenase YhhC → MSALDLSAAVPRVKPFPCFTVSQVVSEELEQKLLAWFESEAPWRLAVMDFYEQYEFDFKDAILPESLGPLFSDATLNQLRDEVGSLLGASLKPEIDITAHKLNRTQKIRIHNDARPDGETHRFLIQLNRGWNDENGGLLMLFRGPEVETLEDVILPTSRSAFGFEISPASYHAVSQVHQGDRYTLVFSFYDNRS, encoded by the coding sequence ATGAGCGCCCTTGACCTTTCTGCCGCCGTCCCGCGTGTTAAGCCATTCCCGTGCTTCACTGTGTCTCAAGTGGTCTCCGAAGAACTCGAACAAAAATTACTGGCTTGGTTCGAATCAGAAGCTCCCTGGCGACTTGCGGTGATGGACTTTTACGAGCAATACGAATTCGACTTCAAAGACGCAATCCTCCCCGAGAGCTTAGGACCTCTCTTTTCTGATGCCACGCTCAATCAGCTCCGCGACGAGGTAGGGTCGCTTCTTGGTGCTTCGCTCAAGCCCGAAATTGACATCACCGCACACAAGCTCAATCGAACACAGAAAATTCGAATTCATAACGATGCACGACCTGATGGTGAAACCCATCGCTTTCTTATTCAGCTGAATCGGGGCTGGAACGACGAAAATGGTGGCCTGCTGATGCTGTTTCGAGGACCAGAGGTGGAGACGCTCGAAGACGTCATACTCCCCACGAGTCGTTCTGCGTTTGGGTTTGAAATCTCCCCTGCTTCCTATCACGCGGTGAGCCAGGTTCATCAGGGCGATCGCTACACCCTTGTCTTTTCTTTCTATGACAATCGCTCCTAA
- a CDS encoding ParB/RepB/Spo0J family partition protein — translation MNTTVINATEYRNLPLASLTESKTNPRRSFEHNALHELAKTIQVHGVLSPLLVRPLTEQGFEIVFGARRYRAAHIAEVDTVPVRIKNMTDAEVIEAQLVENLQRSDVHPMEEASGFRALLDLEEPKYSIEQISAKTGKNPAYVAARLKLTELTQNVVDAFYREEIGVGHALLLAKLQPDQQEQALAACFKEDWSAGGQKAKRILLPVRSLQFWIESNILLVLKLAPFDKRDAQLVPAAGSCVDCPKRTGHNKLLFSDFGKLDACTSPNCYQAKVEAHVAKAIATKPTLVQISTAHGQQKEGSVTLPRNKYTEIRADKPANKEQATRPEFKSCKYTTEAIVSEGIDKGELRKVCTEPTCPVHHPKSRSQKVTDDPKWKAEQEKQRRETAIANTTGIRTLAAITAAVPVRLMKRDLLFVVERLASLLDENRLAIVAKQYGIRKSKDSDSLGKLFAAYLRRAEESVLGKVLVETTILYIATRHNPSQVLHDAAAVYKVDTDAIALKVKQEFAAKEKTQTAKKTVAKSQPKAVKKAKAA, via the coding sequence ATGAACACCACCGTTATCAATGCCACCGAGTACCGCAACCTTCCTCTCGCATCGCTCACCGAATCGAAGACCAACCCACGGCGCAGCTTCGAGCACAACGCTCTCCATGAATTGGCGAAGACCATTCAGGTGCATGGCGTACTGTCGCCGCTGCTGGTTCGGCCCCTCACCGAGCAGGGCTTCGAGATTGTCTTCGGAGCGCGGCGGTATCGTGCGGCGCATATCGCCGAGGTGGACACCGTGCCCGTCCGCATCAAGAACATGACCGACGCGGAAGTGATCGAGGCCCAGCTCGTTGAAAATCTTCAGAGGTCCGACGTTCATCCGATGGAGGAAGCCAGCGGGTTCCGCGCCTTGCTGGACTTGGAAGAGCCGAAGTACAGCATCGAGCAAATCAGCGCGAAGACGGGCAAGAATCCCGCATACGTGGCAGCGAGATTGAAATTGACCGAGCTAACTCAGAACGTTGTGGATGCGTTTTATCGCGAGGAGATCGGCGTCGGCCACGCGCTCCTGCTCGCGAAGCTCCAGCCCGACCAGCAGGAACAGGCGCTCGCCGCTTGCTTCAAAGAGGATTGGAGCGCGGGTGGCCAGAAGGCGAAACGCATCCTGCTTCCCGTTCGCAGCCTGCAATTCTGGATTGAGTCGAACATCCTTCTCGTTCTGAAACTCGCGCCCTTCGATAAGCGCGACGCACAGCTTGTGCCAGCGGCGGGCAGTTGCGTGGACTGCCCCAAGCGGACAGGGCATAACAAGCTCCTGTTCTCTGACTTCGGCAAGCTGGACGCTTGCACTTCGCCAAATTGCTATCAGGCCAAGGTAGAAGCCCACGTCGCGAAGGCCATCGCTACCAAGCCCACGCTCGTGCAAATCAGCACAGCCCACGGACAGCAGAAAGAAGGCAGCGTCACACTGCCGCGCAACAAGTACACCGAAATCCGGGCCGACAAGCCAGCGAACAAAGAACAGGCCACGCGACCGGAATTCAAGTCCTGCAAATACACCACCGAAGCTATCGTCTCCGAAGGCATCGACAAAGGCGAACTGCGCAAGGTCTGCACCGAGCCAACCTGCCCGGTGCATCATCCCAAGTCGCGTTCGCAGAAGGTCACGGACGATCCGAAGTGGAAGGCGGAACAGGAGAAGCAGCGTCGGGAGACTGCCATCGCCAACACGACAGGAATCCGCACTCTCGCGGCCATCACCGCAGCCGTCCCGGTGCGATTGATGAAACGCGACCTGTTGTTTGTGGTCGAACGCTTGGCATCCTTGCTGGACGAAAACCGTCTTGCCATCGTTGCCAAGCAGTACGGCATCAGGAAGTCCAAAGACAGCGACTCACTTGGGAAGCTGTTTGCCGCGTACCTGCGTCGTGCCGAGGAAAGCGTGTTGGGCAAAGTGTTGGTGGAAACCACCATCCTCTACATCGCCACCCGGCACAACCCGTCGCAGGTGCTTCACGATGCCGCCGCTGTCTATAAGGTGGATACCGACGCCATCGCGCTCAAGGTCAAGCAGGAGTTCGCCGCCAAAGAGAAGACACAGACCGCGAAGAAAACCGTTGCGAAGTCCCAACCCAAAGCGGTGAAGAAGGCGAAGGCTGCCTAG